A genomic window from Pirellulales bacterium includes:
- a CDS encoding hydrolase: protein MDPSKHFSFVRSPELMSASSTGLLVVDVQQRLIRLLPDHGRIVWNIRRLLDAAKLFGLPVLATEQYPKGLGGTVGELAGQLGSIAAKTTFSSAGCEAIAGELERLPVHQWLVVGIEAHVCVLQTVLDLLSAGFRVFVAVDAIGSRHEVDCRVALARMESAGATLTTCESALFEWCADSNRAEFKQLSQLIKETPPNVG, encoded by the coding sequence ATGGATCCATCGAAGCATTTTTCTTTTGTTCGTAGCCCCGAATTGATGTCGGCCAGCAGCACCGGTTTGCTGGTTGTCGATGTGCAGCAGCGGCTTATTCGGCTGTTGCCGGACCATGGCCGCATTGTTTGGAACATTCGTCGATTGCTCGATGCAGCGAAGCTGTTTGGCTTGCCCGTGCTCGCGACCGAGCAGTATCCGAAGGGATTGGGCGGAACGGTCGGCGAATTGGCCGGGCAGCTCGGTTCGATCGCCGCCAAAACGACATTTAGCTCGGCCGGCTGCGAAGCGATCGCGGGCGAATTGGAACGCCTGCCGGTGCATCAATGGCTTGTCGTGGGGATCGAGGCCCATGTTTGCGTGCTGCAGACGGTGCTCGACCTGTTGTCGGCCGGCTTTCGCGTGTTCGTAGCAGTGGATGCCATCGGCTCGCGGCACGAGGTGGATTGCCGCGTGGCGCTGGCGCGGATGGAATCGGCCGGCGCGACGCTGACGACGTGCGAGTCGGCTCTGTTCGAATGGTGTGCCGATTCCAACCGAGCCGAATTCAAGCAACTCAGTCAGCTGATCAAGGAGACGCCGCCCAATGTCGGATAG
- the epsC gene encoding serine O-acetyltransferase EpsC, with protein sequence MASDFRLKEQLPELTDKIVRTYSEVSTINHLGHCPLPSYDVIISVCEDLKEILYPGFRRREGLHLGNVTYHVGELVDELHDKLTLQIGRALRHDAGASEMCTDDQDFEALGQAKAIQFLEQLPDLRKMLALDVQAAYDGDPAVRNLDEVIFCYPGLEAVTIYRLAHVLYELRIPFIPRMMTELAHSRTGIDIHPGARIGKYFFIDHGTGVVIGETCQIGERVKLYQGVTLGAASFATDIDGNLVRGTKRHPTIGDRVVVYANATILGGATVIGHDCVIGSNVWLTRSVDPRTTVVLEKPKLRIRADESVPADLDWQI encoded by the coding sequence ATGGCCTCCGACTTCCGTCTCAAAGAGCAGTTGCCAGAGCTCACCGATAAGATCGTGCGGACCTATAGCGAGGTCTCGACGATCAATCATCTCGGCCATTGCCCGCTGCCGAGCTACGACGTGATCATCTCGGTTTGCGAGGACCTGAAGGAGATTCTCTACCCGGGATTTCGCCGCCGCGAAGGGCTGCACCTGGGGAACGTCACATATCATGTCGGCGAGTTGGTCGACGAGCTGCACGACAAGCTGACGCTGCAAATAGGCCGCGCCCTGCGTCACGATGCCGGGGCCAGCGAAATGTGCACCGACGATCAGGATTTCGAAGCTCTCGGTCAGGCAAAGGCGATCCAGTTTCTCGAGCAACTGCCCGACTTGCGCAAAATGCTGGCGCTGGATGTACAGGCCGCCTACGACGGCGATCCGGCCGTGCGGAATCTCGACGAAGTGATATTCTGTTATCCCGGCCTCGAAGCAGTGACGATCTATCGCTTGGCCCACGTGCTTTACGAATTGCGGATCCCATTCATCCCGCGGATGATGACCGAGCTGGCCCATTCGCGCACAGGGATCGACATCCATCCTGGTGCCCGGATCGGCAAGTATTTTTTCATCGACCACGGCACCGGCGTGGTGATCGGCGAGACATGTCAGATCGGCGAACGCGTGAAGCTTTATCAAGGCGTGACGCTCGGGGCGGCCAGCTTCGCGACCGATATCGACGGCAATCTGGTGCGCGGTACGAAACGGCATCCGACGATCGGCGACCGCGTCGTGGTGTATGCGAATGCCACGATCCTCGGCGGAGCGACGGTGATCGGCCACGATTGCGTGATCGGATCGAACGTGTGGCTGACGCGGAGCGTCGATCCGCGAACGACCGTCGTTCTGGAAAAGCCAAAGCTGCGGATCCGCGCCGACGAAAGCGTGCCGGCCGACCTGGATTGGCAAATCTAG
- a CDS encoding alanine--glyoxylate aminotransferase family protein, with the protein MSDSPATGSAVPAAPLDAPSRILMGPGPSPVHPRVLAALASGTIGHLDPYYLALMSDMQRMLREVMRTRNEMTLAISGTGSAGMEAAVHNLVEPDDSVLICVAGVFGGRMAEVATRAGAKLTRIERPWGDVFSPDEIKAALGQSKPKVVGIVMAETSTGAAQPIAEIAKLVHEAGALLIVDAVTALGGMPVETDGWELDAVYSCSQKCLGCPPGLAPLSLSSRAMAKVRARRTPVRSWYLDVTLLSQYWGEQRVYHHTAPINMTYALYESLRMVLEEGLENRFARHRLNHAALSAGLAAMGIEQVVAEQYRLPMLAAAKIPDSIDDAAIRRQLLERFNIEIAGGLGALKGKAWRIGVMGHGSRRENVLLLLSALEQLLTEHGHRVSVAVAAAQNVYLRG; encoded by the coding sequence ATGTCGGATAGCCCAGCAACCGGATCTGCGGTTCCCGCCGCGCCGCTCGATGCTCCATCGCGGATTTTGATGGGACCCGGCCCGAGCCCCGTTCACCCTCGTGTTCTCGCCGCGCTCGCCAGCGGCACCATCGGCCATCTCGACCCTTATTACCTTGCGCTGATGAGCGATATGCAGCGGATGCTCCGTGAGGTGATGCGCACCCGCAATGAGATGACGCTGGCCATCAGTGGCACCGGGTCGGCTGGAATGGAAGCGGCCGTGCACAATCTGGTCGAACCGGACGATTCGGTGCTGATTTGCGTGGCCGGCGTGTTCGGCGGGCGGATGGCCGAAGTGGCGACGCGTGCCGGCGCGAAGCTCACGCGGATCGAGCGCCCGTGGGGAGACGTCTTCTCACCCGACGAGATTAAGGCTGCCCTGGGGCAGTCCAAACCGAAAGTGGTCGGCATCGTAATGGCCGAAACATCGACCGGCGCGGCCCAACCAATCGCCGAGATTGCGAAACTGGTGCACGAGGCGGGGGCGCTGTTGATCGTCGACGCGGTCACGGCCCTCGGCGGCATGCCGGTCGAAACCGACGGCTGGGAACTCGATGCGGTGTATTCTTGTTCGCAGAAATGCCTGGGCTGCCCTCCCGGCTTGGCCCCGCTGTCTCTTAGTAGCCGCGCGATGGCAAAAGTGCGGGCTCGGCGCACGCCGGTGCGAAGCTGGTATCTCGATGTAACGCTGTTGTCGCAATATTGGGGCGAGCAGCGCGTATATCACCATACTGCGCCGATCAATATGACCTACGCGCTCTACGAGAGTTTGCGAATGGTGCTCGAGGAGGGGCTTGAAAACCGCTTTGCCCGGCATCGGCTCAACCACGCGGCGCTTTCCGCGGGACTGGCCGCCATGGGAATCGAACAAGTGGTCGCCGAGCAATATCGCCTGCCGATGCTGGCCGCGGCAAAGATTCCCGATTCGATCGACGACGCGGCGATTCGCCGCCAGCTCTTGGAGCGATTCAACATCGAAATCGCCGGCGGTCTGGGCGCGCTCAAGGGCAAGGCATGGCGAATCGGTGTAATGGGCCACGGCTCGCGCCGCGAAAACGTCCTGCTACTGCTCTCGGCCCTGGAGCAACTGCTCACAGAGCATGGCCACCGCGTCAGCGTCGCCGTCGCCGCGGCGCAGAACGTATACCTCCGCGGCTGA
- a CDS encoding pitrilysin family protein yields MKQTIETHVFANGLVLAAEPMVSLESAAFTFLIPSGCIYDPHRRSGLAALSCEMALRGAGERDSRRLIEDLENLGVQRGESVGSVHTGFSGATLAKNLPPALAIYADMLRRAHLPEEQLDAGRQVVIQELRAIEDEPSHKVMLELKRRHYPDPWGQPSEGDMESLEAIAIDDVRRHYRQLFRPNGTIIGVAGKIDWRQLVDQVGELLGDWEPQETAEPPEGARGPKLDQLHHESNQTQIGIAYPSVPYRHPDYFQASGAVGVLSGGMSSRLFTEVREKRGLCYTVYASYHTHRDRACVLCYAGTTAPRAQETLDVTLGQLRLLAKGVRPEELQRLKTRVKSSLVMQQESSSARSGAIARDWYHLGRVRTLDEVGRLVDELTDKSINRYLAENPPDDFTIVTLGSEPLKV; encoded by the coding sequence GTGAAGCAAACGATTGAAACTCATGTGTTCGCCAACGGATTGGTGTTGGCCGCCGAGCCGATGGTCTCGCTGGAATCGGCAGCGTTCACGTTCCTGATTCCGTCGGGCTGCATCTACGATCCGCATCGGCGGAGCGGGCTGGCCGCGTTGTCGTGCGAAATGGCGCTTCGCGGGGCGGGAGAGCGCGATAGCCGGCGGTTGATCGAAGACTTGGAAAACCTCGGCGTGCAGCGCGGCGAATCGGTCGGCTCGGTGCACACCGGCTTTAGCGGGGCGACGCTGGCCAAGAATCTTCCGCCGGCGCTGGCCATCTATGCCGACATGCTTCGCCGGGCTCACCTGCCCGAAGAACAATTGGATGCCGGGCGGCAAGTGGTGATCCAAGAGCTGCGGGCGATCGAAGACGAGCCGAGCCACAAGGTGATGCTCGAGCTGAAGCGACGGCATTATCCCGATCCCTGGGGCCAGCCGAGCGAAGGGGATATGGAATCGCTCGAAGCGATCGCGATCGACGACGTCCGCCGGCACTACCGGCAGCTTTTTCGGCCGAACGGCACGATCATCGGCGTGGCCGGCAAAATCGATTGGCGACAGTTGGTCGACCAAGTCGGCGAGTTGCTTGGCGATTGGGAGCCGCAGGAAACGGCTGAGCCGCCCGAGGGGGCCCGGGGGCCGAAGCTCGACCAATTGCACCACGAATCGAACCAAACACAGATCGGCATCGCCTATCCTAGCGTGCCCTATCGGCACCCGGATTATTTCCAGGCGTCGGGGGCCGTCGGCGTGCTCAGCGGCGGGATGAGCTCGCGGCTGTTTACCGAAGTCCGGGAAAAACGCGGGCTGTGCTACACCGTCTATGCATCGTACCACACACATCGCGATCGCGCTTGCGTGCTCTGCTATGCCGGCACCACCGCTCCGCGGGCGCAGGAAACGCTCGATGTGACGCTCGGGCAATTGCGGCTCTTGGCCAAGGGCGTTCGGCCGGAAGAGCTCCAGCGGCTCAAGACGCGGGTGAAAAGCTCGCTGGTGATGCAGCAAGAATCGAGCTCCGCCCGTAGCGGGGCAATCGCCCGGGATTGGTATCACTTGGGTCGGGTGCGAACGCTCGACGAAGTGGGCCGATTGGTCGATGAGTTAACCGACAAGAGCATCAACCGCTATCTGGCGGAAAATCCGCCCGACGACTTCACGATTGTCACGCTCGGTTCGGAGCCGCTCAAGGTCTGA
- a CDS encoding LssY C-terminal domain-containing protein codes for MFKLELLQRIFTLAYDPDATLCTFMARAQMQSDASADVTAAVLDARESSRRFGVPLARRGIQPVFLRITNRSERPLRLYLLAINPNYFTPLEAAAANHFSIVKRLTAFGLLGFIVLPVLALFIPFKLYAAWRANRRMDALFQASAFRLRPIPPGSAVEGFVFTPFDAGTKVLRICLHSAGNSLAHAIASGAPATVAGGSTAQVPAAASADSTATIADDAEIGVPTDQLISDFTFAITVPGIKVDHVHRDFGEICPADSIEPCDVSTLADRLQKMPPTTTNHLGTRRGDPVNLVVIGEFETILTAFAPRWDESETITLATCWKTACAFLLGSQYRYSPVSPLYLFGRSQDVALQRIRHTINDRLHLRLWLSPLRFEGLPVWVGQISRDIGVRFTPRTWNLTTHRINPDVDESRDYVVEDLLAAEHVQAVAYVEGVGPCEPAAPRKNLCGDDYYTDGKRAVVLISESRAKPRVVLWG; via the coding sequence ATGTTCAAGCTCGAATTATTGCAGCGAATTTTTACGCTCGCCTACGACCCCGACGCGACGTTGTGCACGTTTATGGCTCGCGCGCAGATGCAAAGCGACGCCAGTGCCGACGTGACCGCCGCGGTGCTCGACGCCCGCGAAAGCTCACGACGGTTCGGAGTGCCGCTGGCCCGGCGGGGCATTCAGCCGGTGTTCCTGCGAATCACGAATCGCTCGGAGCGACCCTTGCGGCTCTACTTGCTGGCGATCAACCCGAATTATTTCACGCCGCTGGAAGCCGCCGCGGCCAATCATTTTTCGATCGTCAAACGGCTCACCGCTTTCGGATTGCTGGGATTCATCGTGCTGCCGGTGCTGGCGCTGTTCATTCCATTCAAGCTTTATGCCGCTTGGCGCGCGAACCGGCGAATGGATGCACTGTTTCAGGCGTCGGCATTTCGATTGCGGCCGATTCCGCCGGGCTCTGCCGTCGAAGGATTTGTGTTCACGCCGTTCGATGCCGGCACGAAAGTGTTGCGGATTTGCCTCCATTCCGCAGGCAATTCATTGGCCCATGCAATCGCCTCGGGCGCGCCGGCAACGGTCGCCGGAGGCTCGACTGCTCAAGTGCCGGCGGCCGCTTCTGCGGACTCAACGGCAACGATTGCCGACGACGCCGAGATCGGAGTGCCGACGGACCAGCTCATCAGCGATTTCACGTTCGCAATCACCGTGCCCGGGATCAAGGTCGACCACGTGCATCGGGATTTTGGCGAGATCTGTCCGGCCGATTCGATCGAGCCATGCGATGTGTCGACGTTGGCGGATCGGCTGCAAAAGATGCCACCGACGACGACCAATCATTTGGGCACGCGGCGCGGCGACCCGGTGAATCTGGTCGTGATCGGCGAATTCGAAACGATTCTGACCGCCTTCGCGCCGCGTTGGGACGAAAGCGAAACGATCACATTAGCGACATGTTGGAAGACGGCTTGCGCGTTTCTGTTGGGGTCGCAATATCGCTATTCGCCCGTCAGCCCGCTCTATTTATTCGGCCGCAGCCAGGATGTCGCCTTGCAGCGGATCCGGCACACGATCAATGATCGGCTCCATTTGCGGCTGTGGCTTTCGCCGCTGCGCTTCGAGGGCCTGCCGGTGTGGGTCGGGCAGATCAGCCGCGACATCGGCGTGCGGTTCACGCCCCGAACGTGGAACCTGACGACGCATCGGATCAATCCGGATGTCGACGAATCGCGCGACTACGTGGTGGAAGATTTGCTAGCGGCGGAGCATGTGCAAGCCGTGGCCTATGTTGAAGGCGTCGGGCCGTGCGAACCTGCCGCCCCGCGCAAGAATCTCTGCGGCGACGATTACTACACCGACGGCAAACGTGCCGTCGTCTTAATTTCAGAATCGCGAGCCAAACCGCGCGTCGTCTTGTGGGGATAG
- a CDS encoding pitrilysin family protein, with translation MEFLQAKLANGLEIVAECNNEAHTSSVGYFVQTGARDETDDVSGVSHFLEHMMFKGTASRSADDVNREFDEMGAHYNAFTSEESTVYYAAMLPEFQSRAVELLGDILRPALREEDFTTEKQVILEEIKMYEDQPPFGADDKCRAAHFAGHPLGKSVLGTVDSVGALPVEKMRQYFARRYSPQNIVLAAAGRIDFDALVDVAEHVCGNWARIEVPRDVKPVASRSGFELIHKPTATQQYLLQMSDGPSATDADRFAAKLLTTMLGDDSGSRLYWELIDPGLAESCSLHHFEFVGAGAFLTYMSCDPENAAENLRVVGKVYQQAEAEEFTAAELAQAKSKISSRIVLGSERPRSRLFSVGTNWTHRGAYRSVTEDLDSIDAVTLDSVAAVLAKYPLTRCTSVAVGPLAELAPTE, from the coding sequence ATGGAATTCCTCCAAGCGAAGCTCGCCAACGGTCTGGAAATCGTCGCCGAATGCAACAACGAAGCCCACACTTCGTCAGTCGGCTATTTCGTGCAGACCGGCGCTCGTGACGAAACCGACGATGTGTCGGGCGTAAGCCATTTCCTCGAACACATGATGTTCAAGGGAACCGCCAGCCGATCGGCCGACGACGTGAATCGCGAGTTCGATGAAATGGGCGCGCACTACAACGCCTTCACCAGCGAAGAAAGCACGGTCTACTACGCGGCCATGCTGCCCGAGTTTCAATCCCGCGCCGTTGAGCTCTTGGGCGACATTCTGCGCCCCGCGCTGCGAGAGGAAGATTTCACCACCGAAAAGCAGGTGATTCTCGAAGAGATCAAGATGTACGAGGATCAACCGCCGTTCGGGGCCGACGACAAATGCCGGGCGGCCCATTTCGCCGGCCATCCGCTGGGCAAGAGCGTGTTGGGCACCGTGGATAGCGTGGGCGCGCTGCCGGTCGAGAAGATGCGGCAATATTTCGCCCGCCGCTACAGTCCGCAAAACATCGTCTTGGCCGCCGCGGGGCGAATCGATTTCGACGCGCTGGTGGACGTGGCCGAACACGTTTGCGGCAATTGGGCCCGCATCGAGGTCCCGCGCGATGTGAAACCGGTCGCTTCGCGGTCCGGCTTTGAATTAATTCACAAGCCGACCGCGACACAGCAATACTTGCTGCAAATGTCGGACGGGCCGTCGGCGACCGACGCAGATCGCTTCGCCGCCAAATTGCTGACCACGATGCTGGGCGACGACTCCGGCAGCCGGCTCTATTGGGAGCTGATCGATCCCGGCCTGGCTGAAAGCTGTAGTCTGCACCATTTCGAGTTCGTCGGCGCCGGCGCGTTTCTTACCTACATGAGTTGCGATCCGGAAAATGCGGCGGAGAATCTCCGGGTCGTCGGAAAGGTTTATCAACAGGCCGAAGCCGAAGAATTCACCGCGGCCGAACTGGCACAGGCCAAGAGCAAGATTTCATCGCGGATCGTGCTGGGAAGCGAGCGGCCACGAAGCCGGCTGTTTTCGGTGGGCACGAATTGGACCCACCGCGGAGCTTATCGCAGCGTGACAGAGGATCTCGATTCGATCGACGCGGTAACGCTCGACAGCGTTGCGGCCGTGCTGGCAAAATACCCGCTCACACGCTGCACGTCGGTTGCCGTCGGGCCGTTGGCCGAACTAGCTCCTACGGAGTAA
- a CDS encoding GNAT family N-acetyltransferase, with protein sequence MGLTYFKRLRMEIDLTGRSLAAVRPAEGYQFVAWDESLLETHAETKYLSFRSEIDANVFPCLGEYPGCVRLMHEIRQKPGFLPEATWLVARRGSNGDDEFCGTIQGIIDRNGMGAVQNLGVVPDHRGHGLGEALMIQALDGFQQVGLERVFLEVTCQNEAAIRLYRRLGFHKARTIYKVVEVAYS encoded by the coding sequence ATGGGCCTGACCTATTTCAAGCGGTTGCGAATGGAGATCGACCTGACCGGTCGATCGCTCGCAGCGGTTCGGCCTGCCGAGGGGTATCAGTTCGTCGCGTGGGACGAGTCACTGTTGGAGACCCACGCGGAAACGAAGTACCTCAGTTTTCGCAGCGAGATCGACGCCAATGTATTCCCCTGTTTGGGGGAATATCCAGGCTGTGTGCGGTTGATGCATGAAATTCGCCAGAAGCCGGGGTTCCTGCCCGAGGCGACGTGGCTGGTCGCCCGCCGCGGCTCGAATGGCGACGACGAATTTTGCGGCACGATCCAGGGCATCATCGATCGCAATGGAATGGGAGCCGTGCAGAATTTGGGCGTCGTGCCCGATCACCGCGGTCACGGGTTGGGCGAGGCTTTGATGATCCAGGCGCTCGACGGGTTTCAACAGGTCGGGCTGGAACGGGTGTTTTTGGAAGTCACTTGTCAAAACGAGGCTGCGATTCGCCTCTACCGCCGGCTGGGCTTTCACAAGGCCCGCACCATCTACAAAGTCGTCGAGGTTGCGTACTCGTAG
- a CDS encoding sugar phosphate isomerase/epimerase family protein — protein sequence MLRPLGVFASIDAGLGVNLDVAHELGVPTIQLHAPHQKTRTLENAERFLKRLESLGIRLTAVFGGFEGESYADIPTVMRTVGLIPPVTRAARLAEMCEISDFARTLGCDVVALHLGFVPHDRKSGSYIDAVVVTRQLCEHCRRNRQALHLETGQETADDLLQFLRDVERDNLFVNFDPANMILYGSGEPIPALEKVGRYVRSVHCKDATWAARPGAEWGAEVPLGEGAVDFDRFLRTLDKVGYTGPLTIEREIPQEPERQKAEIGRALKLLEFLQCKIG from the coding sequence ATGCTTCGCCCTCTCGGTGTTTTTGCGAGTATCGATGCGGGTCTCGGCGTGAATCTCGATGTGGCCCATGAACTAGGCGTGCCGACGATCCAGTTGCACGCGCCGCATCAGAAGACGCGAACTCTGGAAAATGCGGAACGATTCTTGAAGCGGCTCGAATCACTCGGCATTCGGCTGACGGCCGTCTTCGGCGGGTTCGAAGGAGAAAGCTACGCCGATATTCCCACCGTGATGCGCACCGTCGGTCTCATTCCGCCGGTCACACGGGCGGCGCGGCTCGCAGAGATGTGCGAAATTTCCGATTTCGCGCGCACGCTCGGATGCGACGTCGTCGCGCTTCATCTCGGCTTCGTGCCGCACGATCGCAAGTCGGGGTCGTATATCGATGCGGTAGTAGTTACGCGGCAACTTTGCGAGCATTGCCGCCGCAACCGCCAGGCATTGCATCTCGAAACCGGCCAAGAAACGGCCGATGACCTGTTGCAATTCTTGCGCGACGTCGAGCGCGACAATTTGTTCGTGAATTTCGACCCCGCCAACATGATCCTCTACGGCTCGGGCGAACCGATCCCGGCCTTGGAAAAGGTCGGCCGATACGTGCGCAGCGTCCATTGCAAAGACGCGACCTGGGCGGCCCGCCCGGGCGCGGAATGGGGCGCCGAGGTGCCGCTCGGCGAGGGGGCGGTCGATTTCGACCGATTCTTGCGCACGCTCGACAAGGTGGGCTACACCGGCCCGCTGACCATCGAGCGCGAAATTCCCCAAGAGCCGGAGCGGCAAAAAGCCGAAATCGGCCGCGCTCTAAAGCTCTTGGAATTTCTGCAATGCAAGATCGGCTAA